Within Actinobaculum sp. 313, the genomic segment CGGGAGCACGGGTGATTGGCGTGAACGCCAGGGATCTGAAGACACTGGAGGTCAATCGTTCCGTTTTCGATCAAGTCGTTGACATCCTGCCGGACCATGTGGTCCGGGTTGCGGAATCCGGTGTGCGCGGACCGCAAGACGTTCTTGACTATGCTCGTTCGGGAGCCGATGCGGTTCTTGTGGGCGAAGCACTTGTGACCAGCGGGAGTCCCAGCGCCGCGGTGCGCGACATGGTGGCCGTGGGGCAGCATCCTTCCCTCGATGCGATGGAGCGATAAGCGTGACAGAGAATCTCTTGGGGCCGCGTCGGGCCCGTATTTCGGTGACTTCGGCGGACGCTATGTGCCGGAGGCTCTGATCGCTGCGTTAGATGAGGTGGCCGAAGCCTGGTCGCGTCTGCGAAACAACGCGCAATTCCGGGAGGAGTTGGATCGTCTAAACCGGACGTATGCCGGGCGGCCTTCTATTATCACGGAGGTTCCGCGCTTCTCGCAGCATGCCGGCCAGGCTCGTGTGATTTTGAAGCGCGAGGACCTCAACCACACGGGTTCACACAAGATCAATAACGTGCTCGGCCAGGCCCTCCTGACCAAGGCACTGGGGAAGACGCGAATTATCGCGGAGACCGGTGCTGGCCAACACGGAGTTGCCACCGCAACCGCAGCGGCGCTGCTCGGTCTGGAATGCACCGTCTATATGGGCGCGGAAGACGTGCGCAGGCAGGCGCTGAACGTTGCCAGAATGGAACTGCTCGGCACCCGCGTCGTGGGGGTGACAGCCGGTTCCCAGACTCTCAAGGACGCGATTAACGAGGCGTTCCGCGACTGGGTTACCAATGTCGAGACCACGAACTACGTGTTCGGCACCGCTGCCGGTCCACATCCCTTCCCCGAGTTGGTGCGCGACCTTCAGAAGGTGATAGGCGAAGAGGCCCGGGCGCAGGTTTTGGAGTTGACCGGACGGCTGCCCGATATCGTGTGTGCCTGCGTAGGCGGTGGATCCAACGCCATTGGCACGTTCAACGCGTTTCTCGATGACCCGGCAGTGCGCCTTGTCGGTCTGGAGGCCGGAGGGGACGGCGTGGAAACGGGGCGAACGGCCGCCTCGATCAACGGTGGCAGCCTCGGAGTATTCCAAGGATCGCGTTCTTATATGCTGCAGGACGACGACGGCCAGACCATCGAATCGCACTCGATATCGGCAGGGCTGGATTATCCGGGAGTCGGACCGGAGCATGCATGGCTCTCCTCCATAGGGCGCGCCGAGTACCGGCCGATTAACGACGACGACGCCATGGAGGCGTTCCGTCTGCTCTGCCGTGAAGAGGGCATCATTCCGGCGATCGAGTCATCACACGCGTTGGCCGGCGCATTGGCGTTGGGGCGCGAGGCGGCCGAGCTCGGCGATACGGCGCCCATCATCTTGGTGTGCCTGTCCGGGCGTGGTGATAAAGACGTAGAAACCGCAATGAGCTATTTCGGGATCGACGGTAGGGGAGGCTTGCAGTGAGTACTGCCAATGTAATCGACGCGCGACGCGCAGCGGGGCAGGCCGCCTTTATCGGCTATCTGCCCGTGGGCTTTCCGGACTTCGACGGCAGCGTGCGTGCCGCGCGCGAATTAGCCGCTGCCGGTGCAGATATCATTGAGCTTGGCCTGCCCTATTCAGATCCGACAATGGACGGCGGCACAATCCAGGTTGCCGCGCAGCGGGCTCTCGA encodes:
- the trpB gene encoding tryptophan synthase subunit beta, whose amino-acid sequence is MRWSDKRDRESLGAASGPYFGDFGGRYVPEALIAALDEVAEAWSRLRNNAQFREELDRLNRTYAGRPSIITEVPRFSQHAGQARVILKREDLNHTGSHKINNVLGQALLTKALGKTRIIAETGAGQHGVATATAAALLGLECTVYMGAEDVRRQALNVARMELLGTRVVGVTAGSQTLKDAINEAFRDWVTNVETTNYVFGTAAGPHPFPELVRDLQKVIGEEARAQVLELTGRLPDIVCACVGGGSNAIGTFNAFLDDPAVRLVGLEAGGDGVETGRTAASINGGSLGVFQGSRSYMLQDDDGQTIESHSISAGLDYPGVGPEHAWLSSIGRAEYRPINDDDAMEAFRLLCREEGIIPAIESSHALAGALALGREAAELGDTAPIILVCLSGRGDKDVETAMSYFGIDGRGGLQ